Proteins from one Pyrococcus kukulkanii genomic window:
- the acdAII gene encoding acetate--CoA ligase I subunit alpha, translated as MLDYFFNPRGVAVIGASNDPKKLGYEVFKNLKEYRGGKVYPVNVKEEEVQGVKAYKSVKDIPGEVDLAIIVVPKKFVKDTLIQCGEKGVKGVVIITAGFGETGEEGKKEEQELVEIARKYGMRIIGPNCVGIMNTHANLNATFITVAKKGSVAFISQSGALGAGIVYKTIKEDIGFSKFISVGNMADLDFAEIMEYLADTEEDKAIALYIEGIRDGRKFMEIAKRVTKKKPVIALKAGKSESGARAASSHTGSLAGSWKIYEAAFKQSGVLVADTIDEMLSMARAFTQPLPRGNRVAIMTNAGGPGVLTADEIDKRGLKLANLEEKTIEELRSFLPPMAAVKNPVDMIASARGEDYYRTAKLLLQDPNVDLLIAICVVPTFAGMTPTEHAEGIIRAMKEVNNGKPVLAMFMAGYVSEKAKELLEKNGIPTYERPEDVASAAYALVQQARNVGKLEVE; from the coding sequence ATGCTCGATTACTTCTTTAATCCTAGGGGAGTCGCGGTTATTGGCGCTTCTAATGATCCAAAGAAGCTTGGTTATGAGGTTTTCAAGAATCTAAAGGAGTACAGGGGTGGAAAAGTTTATCCAGTGAACGTCAAGGAGGAGGAAGTTCAAGGCGTTAAAGCGTACAAAAGCGTCAAGGACATCCCAGGGGAAGTTGACCTCGCAATAATAGTCGTCCCCAAAAAGTTCGTCAAGGACACCTTAATCCAATGCGGGGAGAAGGGGGTAAAGGGAGTCGTAATAATAACAGCAGGCTTCGGAGAGACGGGCGAAGAAGGAAAGAAGGAAGAACAAGAACTCGTGGAAATAGCCCGCAAGTATGGAATGAGGATAATAGGACCGAACTGCGTTGGAATAATGAACACCCATGCGAACTTAAACGCGACATTCATCACCGTGGCAAAGAAGGGGAGCGTAGCCTTCATAAGCCAGAGCGGAGCATTGGGAGCTGGAATAGTCTATAAGACGATAAAAGAAGACATAGGATTCTCAAAGTTCATAAGCGTTGGCAACATGGCAGATCTGGACTTCGCCGAGATAATGGAGTACTTGGCGGATACAGAGGAAGACAAGGCAATCGCCCTGTATATAGAGGGGATAAGGGATGGAAGGAAGTTCATGGAGATCGCGAAGAGGGTAACGAAGAAGAAGCCTGTCATAGCTCTAAAGGCTGGAAAGAGCGAGAGCGGGGCTAGGGCAGCATCGTCCCACACAGGTTCACTTGCTGGAAGCTGGAAGATTTATGAAGCAGCATTCAAGCAGAGTGGCGTTTTAGTAGCAGATACCATAGATGAAATGCTCAGCATGGCCAGGGCATTCACGCAGCCACTACCAAGAGGAAATAGGGTTGCTATAATGACGAACGCTGGAGGGCCGGGAGTTCTCACGGCAGATGAAATAGACAAGAGGGGACTAAAGCTGGCCAACTTGGAGGAGAAAACAATTGAAGAGCTTAGATCGTTCCTACCACCAATGGCGGCAGTAAAGAATCCAGTGGACATGATAGCCTCAGCAAGGGGAGAAGACTATTACAGGACTGCAAAGCTCCTGCTACAAGATCCAAACGTTGACCTCCTAATAGCGATCTGCGTAGTCCCAACTTTCGCCGGCATGACGCCAACTGAGCATGCAGAGGGTATTATAAGGGCCATGAAGGAGGTAAATAACGGAAAGCCCGTTCTCGCAATGTTCATGGCTGGTTACGTTAGTGAGAAGGCTAAGGAGTTGTTGGAGAAGAACGGGATTCCAACGTATGAGAGGCCAGAAGATGTTGCTTCTGCTGCCTACGCTTTAGTTCAGCAGGCCAGAAATGTTGGAAAGTTGGAGGTGGAGTGA